A single Apium graveolens cultivar Ventura unplaced genomic scaffold, ASM990537v1 ctg4280, whole genome shotgun sequence DNA region contains:
- the LOC141701674 gene encoding uncharacterized protein LOC141701674 isoform X2 — protein sequence MEWRFFSSEDMMKGNKTKKKRQSRITKDKENVYNDNSAQSTPSSTPRSAILNTPQSTSSFASMRRTPVCDWSSTPGSRPPLSNITNISNNRSHTSQTYNERDFGSVSQVDTQECHDQLGNKPKRRKTGRIALQKENVSTDNSFNSKIPDNVQPPPNVQTKNRRKTVFPVEYCSLGAPTAKCIKCNALIWKEERVNKNVTKGTPIFSLCCKKGEVKLPDALPTPPYLLELHTNPVSCAKYQRTIRPYNSIFSFTSSGGNVDHSINTGRGPYIYRLNGQNHHIFGSLIPDGCDTPKFCQLYIYDTGNEVNNWLRWVNAADQQSLDAEVVQGLINMLDETNELFQKFSMTRDHFESNDLVDLKVELKVCRAQSGRENHIAAIDDVAGVMVGGSDTTTPNRDIIVESKMDKLQRVSYIHPKLMSLLYPLLFPNGEDGYHNKIRFQSADPNSEKERDMISMKDYYSYRFQVRLTEGMAARLGGRLFQQYMVDAFSAIEHTRLWWFHINQTVLRNELYSNICDSVCSGDASTSNVGKGIILPTGYVGSKHYMQQNFQDALAVCRHVGC from the exons ATGGAATGGCGTTTTTTCTCCTCTGAAGATATGATGAAAG GTAATAAAACCAAGAAGAAGAGACAAAGTCGTATTACAAAGGACAAAGAGAATGTTTACAATGACAACTCAGCACAGTCGACGCCGTCATCTACTCCACGTTCTGCGATTT TAAATACACCTCAATCAACTTCTTCATTTGCTTCTATGAGGCGTACTCCTGTGTGTGATTGGTCATCAA CTCCTGGAAGCAGGCCTCCACTTTCTAATATTACAAATATTAGCAACAATAGATCACATACATCACAAACATACAACGAAAGAGATTTCGGTAGTGTGTCACAAGTGGATACGCAGGAGTGCCATGATCAATTAG GTAATAAACCCAAAAGAAGGAAAACAGGCCGGATTGCCCTGCAGAAAGAGAATGTCTCAACTGACAACTCCTTCAATTCCAAAATACCTG ATAATGTGCAGCCTCCTCCAAATGTCCAGACTAAAAATCGTAGGAAAACTGTATTTCCTGTTGAATATTGTTCTTTGGGGGCTCCTACAGCTAAATGCATCAAATGCAATGCCCTTATATGGAAAGAGGAGCGGGTGAACAAGAATGTTACCAAAGGCACTCCTATTTTTTCGTTGTGTTGTAAGAAAGGAGAAGTTAAGCTGCCCGATGCGTTGCCAACTCCACCTTATTTATTAGAGCTGCATACTAATCCTGTTTCCTGTGCAAAGTATCAACGAACTATTCGACCATATAACAGTATCTTCTCCTTTACATCGAGTGGTGGGAATGTAGACCATTCTATAAATACAGGACGGGGTCCCTATATTTATAGATTGAATGGCCAAAATCACCATATTTTCGGTTCTTTAATTCCAGATGGATGTGACACTCCAAAGTTCTGCCAGCTTTATATTTATGATACAGGTAATGAAGTGAATAATTGGCTTAGGTGGGTTAATGCCGCTGATCAACAAAGTTTGGATGCGGAAGTGGTTCAGGGTCTGATAAATATGCTTGATGAAACCAATGAGCTGTTCCAGAAGTTTAGTATGACACGTGATCATTTTGAAAGCAATGATTTAGTTGATTTGAAAGTTGAGTTAAAGGTGTGTAGAGCTCAGAGTGGGAGAGAAAACCACATTGCTGCAATCGATGATGTCGCCGGAGTAATGGTTGGTGGTTCAGATACTACAACTCCAAACAGAGATATCATTGTTGAGAGTAAGATGGACAAATTGCAGCGTGTTTCCTATATTCATCCTAAGTTAATGTCGCTCCTATATCCACTATTGTTCCCAAATGGTGAGGATGGTTATCACAATAAGATACGTTTTCAAAGTGCAGATCCGAACTCAGAAAAGGAGCGTGATATGATTTCAATGAAAGATTATTACTCTTATAGGTTTCAAGTTCGTTTAACTGAAG GGATGGCTGCACGTTTAGGTGGACGTCTTTTCCAACAATACATGGTTGATGCTTTCTCTGCTATTGAACATACACGTCTGTGGTGGTTTCATATTAATCAGACCGTTTTGCGGAATGAGTTATACAGTAACATTTGTGACTCTGTTTGCAGTGGTGATGCCAGCACGTCGAATGTAGGAAAAGGAATAATATTGCCTACTGGATATGTTGGGTCAAAACATTATATGCAGCAGAATTTCCAGGACGCACTAGCTGTTTGTCGTCATGTAGGTTGTTAG
- the LOC141701674 gene encoding uncharacterized protein LOC141701674 isoform X1, producing MEWRFFSSEDMMKGNKTKKKRQSRITKDKENVYNDNSAQSTPSSTPRSAILNTPQSTSSFASMRRTPVCDWSSTPGSRPPLSNITNISNNRSHTSQTYNERDFGSVSQVDTQECHDQLGNKPKRRKTGRIALQKENVSTDNSFNSKIPENSIIRDGYVSDDDSSNESNDEFCTEDVFCEEYDTDLNDNVQPPPNVQTKNRRKTVFPVEYCSLGAPTAKCIKCNALIWKEERVNKNVTKGTPIFSLCCKKGEVKLPDALPTPPYLLELHTNPVSCAKYQRTIRPYNSIFSFTSSGGNVDHSINTGRGPYIYRLNGQNHHIFGSLIPDGCDTPKFCQLYIYDTGNEVNNWLRWVNAADQQSLDAEVVQGLINMLDETNELFQKFSMTRDHFESNDLVDLKVELKVCRAQSGRENHIAAIDDVAGVMVGGSDTTTPNRDIIVESKMDKLQRVSYIHPKLMSLLYPLLFPNGEDGYHNKIRFQSADPNSEKERDMISMKDYYSYRFQVRLTEGMAARLGGRLFQQYMVDAFSAIEHTRLWWFHINQTVLRNELYSNICDSVCSGDASTSNVGKGIILPTGYVGSKHYMQQNFQDALAVCRHVGC from the exons ATGGAATGGCGTTTTTTCTCCTCTGAAGATATGATGAAAG GTAATAAAACCAAGAAGAAGAGACAAAGTCGTATTACAAAGGACAAAGAGAATGTTTACAATGACAACTCAGCACAGTCGACGCCGTCATCTACTCCACGTTCTGCGATTT TAAATACACCTCAATCAACTTCTTCATTTGCTTCTATGAGGCGTACTCCTGTGTGTGATTGGTCATCAA CTCCTGGAAGCAGGCCTCCACTTTCTAATATTACAAATATTAGCAACAATAGATCACATACATCACAAACATACAACGAAAGAGATTTCGGTAGTGTGTCACAAGTGGATACGCAGGAGTGCCATGATCAATTAG GTAATAAACCCAAAAGAAGGAAAACAGGCCGGATTGCCCTGCAGAAAGAGAATGTCTCAACTGACAACTCCTTCAATTCCAAAATACCTG AGAACTCGATAATTAGAGATGGTTATGTTAGTGATGATGATTCTTCAAATGAATCCAATG ATGAATTTTGTACTGAAGACGTTTTTTGTGAAGAATATGACACTGATCTCAATG ATAATGTGCAGCCTCCTCCAAATGTCCAGACTAAAAATCGTAGGAAAACTGTATTTCCTGTTGAATATTGTTCTTTGGGGGCTCCTACAGCTAAATGCATCAAATGCAATGCCCTTATATGGAAAGAGGAGCGGGTGAACAAGAATGTTACCAAAGGCACTCCTATTTTTTCGTTGTGTTGTAAGAAAGGAGAAGTTAAGCTGCCCGATGCGTTGCCAACTCCACCTTATTTATTAGAGCTGCATACTAATCCTGTTTCCTGTGCAAAGTATCAACGAACTATTCGACCATATAACAGTATCTTCTCCTTTACATCGAGTGGTGGGAATGTAGACCATTCTATAAATACAGGACGGGGTCCCTATATTTATAGATTGAATGGCCAAAATCACCATATTTTCGGTTCTTTAATTCCAGATGGATGTGACACTCCAAAGTTCTGCCAGCTTTATATTTATGATACAGGTAATGAAGTGAATAATTGGCTTAGGTGGGTTAATGCCGCTGATCAACAAAGTTTGGATGCGGAAGTGGTTCAGGGTCTGATAAATATGCTTGATGAAACCAATGAGCTGTTCCAGAAGTTTAGTATGACACGTGATCATTTTGAAAGCAATGATTTAGTTGATTTGAAAGTTGAGTTAAAGGTGTGTAGAGCTCAGAGTGGGAGAGAAAACCACATTGCTGCAATCGATGATGTCGCCGGAGTAATGGTTGGTGGTTCAGATACTACAACTCCAAACAGAGATATCATTGTTGAGAGTAAGATGGACAAATTGCAGCGTGTTTCCTATATTCATCCTAAGTTAATGTCGCTCCTATATCCACTATTGTTCCCAAATGGTGAGGATGGTTATCACAATAAGATACGTTTTCAAAGTGCAGATCCGAACTCAGAAAAGGAGCGTGATATGATTTCAATGAAAGATTATTACTCTTATAGGTTTCAAGTTCGTTTAACTGAAG GGATGGCTGCACGTTTAGGTGGACGTCTTTTCCAACAATACATGGTTGATGCTTTCTCTGCTATTGAACATACACGTCTGTGGTGGTTTCATATTAATCAGACCGTTTTGCGGAATGAGTTATACAGTAACATTTGTGACTCTGTTTGCAGTGGTGATGCCAGCACGTCGAATGTAGGAAAAGGAATAATATTGCCTACTGGATATGTTGGGTCAAAACATTATATGCAGCAGAATTTCCAGGACGCACTAGCTGTTTGTCGTCATGTAGGTTGTTAG